From the genome of Chlamydiota bacterium:
GAAATGATCGATGATTTAAAATACTTTGATGGATCGATCCAAGAAATTGCGCGTATTCCACAAGAAATCAAGCAAGTCTTTTTAACCGCATTTGAAATTGAAGCAGAATGGCTCATTGATGCAGCAGCAAAAAGACAAAAATGGATTGATATGGGACAGTCTTTAAACCTTTACCTTGACCAACCCAGCGGTAAAAAAATGAGTGAGATGTACATGCTCGCTTGGCAAAAAGGATTGAAGACAACATACTATTGTCGAACTCTAGGAGCGACCCAAGTAGAAAAATCCACAACAGATATTAACAAGCGCGGCCTGCAGCCCAGATGGATGAAAAACGAGTCGCCATCTGCAAGGGTGCAAGTGAATCGAGATGCGCCCAGTTGCAGTCTCGATGAAGGATGTGAAAGCTGTCAATAACATGAATCAATGAAGGAGCCAACTATGCCAGGACGATTTGAAGCCAAAGATAAACGCCTCATTAATTGTAATGCGGTGGATGTAAACCAACTCATGCCTCTAAAATACAAATGGGCGTGGGAGCACTACCTCAATGGATGTGCCAATCATTGGATGCCAACAGAAGTGCCCATGGCAAAAGATATTGAACTTTGGAAATCGGATAAATTATCCAAACAAGAACGTTTGGTGATCATGCGCAATCTTGGATTCTTTTCGACAGCAGAAAGCCTTGTTGCTAACAACATCGTTTTGGCCATTTTCGAACATGTCACCAATCCAGAATGCCGACAATACTTGCTGCGCCAAGCCTTTGAAGAAGCGATCCACACGCACACTTTCCACTACATTGTCGAATCGCTCAATCTTGATGAAGGTGAAATCTTCAACATGTACAACGAAATTAATTCCATACATGCAAAAGATCAGTTTGAGATGGAGATCACAAAAGAGATGATGGAGGGTAATTTTTCCACAGACACTTTAAAAGGAAAACAGCTCTTTATAAAAAATCTCATTGCGTACTACGTCATCATGGAAGGCATCTTTTTCTATTCTGGCTTTGCGATGATCTTGTCTTTCCATCGCCAAAATAAAATGACCGGCATTGGCGAGCAGTTTCAATACATTTTGCGCGACGAAACCATCCACTTGAATTTTGGCATCGATCTGATCAACGGTATCAAAGAAGAAAATCCCGAAATCTGGACACCTGAATTTCAAAACGAAATGCTCGAGCTCATTAAAAAAGCAGTCGATTTAGAAATTCTGTATGCCAAAGACTGTCTTCCTACAGGAATTTTGGGACTCAACGCCGACATGTTTACAGAATATGTGCATTACATTGGAAATCGACGTTTGGAGCGTATTGGTTTTAAAGCCCAGTGGCCTAATGCCAAAACGCCATTTCCTTGGATGAGTGAAACAATCGATCTTGGTAAAGAGAAAAACTTTTTCGAAACACGAGTGAATGAATATCAGTC
Proteins encoded in this window:
- the nrdB gene encoding Ribonucleoside-diphosphate reductase subunit beta; translation: MPGRFEAKDKRLINCNAVDVNQLMPLKYKWAWEHYLNGCANHWMPTEVPMAKDIELWKSDKLSKQERLVIMRNLGFFSTAESLVANNIVLAIFEHVTNPECRQYLLRQAFEEAIHTHTFHYIVESLNLDEGEIFNMYNEINSIHAKDQFEMEITKEMMEGNFSTDTLKGKQLFIKNLIAYYVIMEGIFFYSGFAMILSFHRQNKMTGIGEQFQYILRDETIHLNFGIDLINGIKEENPEIWTPEFQNEMLELIKKAVDLEILYAKDCLPTGILGLNADMFTEYVHYIGNRRLERIGFKAQWPNAKTPFPWMSETIDLGKEKNFFETRVNEYQSASNLQW